In Cynocephalus volans isolate mCynVol1 chromosome 13, mCynVol1.pri, whole genome shotgun sequence, a genomic segment contains:
- the HELT gene encoding hairy and enhancer of split-related protein HELT isoform X1, which produces MSDKLKERKRTPVSHKVIEKRRRDRINRCLNELGKTVPMALAKQSSGKLEKAEILEMTVQYLRALHSADFPRGREKAELLAEFANYFHYGYHECMKNLVHYLTTVERMETKDTKYARILAFLQSKARLGAEPAFPPLGSLPEPDFSYQLHPPGPEFAGHSPGEASVFPQGAAPGPFPWTHGASRSQALPYLPSAPVPLPSPAQQHSPFLAPVQGLDRHYLNLIGHAHPNARNLHAPQHPPVL; this is translated from the exons ATGTCAGACAAGCTCAAGGAACGCAAA AGAACCCCCGTTTCTCATAAAGTGATAGAAAAGCGGAGGAGAGACCGGATCAATCGCTGCCTGAACGAGCTGGGCAAGACGGTGCCCATGGCCCTGGCGAAGCAG AGTTCCGGAAAGCTGGAGAAGGCGGAGATCCTCGAGATGACCGTCCAGTACCTGAGAGCCCTGCACTCCGCTGATTTTCCTCGGGGAAGGGAAAAAG cagaacttctAGCGGAGTTTGCCAACTACTTCCACTACGGCTACCACGAGTGCATGAAGAACCTGGTGCATTACCTCACCACCGTGGAGCGGATGGAGACTAAGGACACCAAGTACGCGCGCATTCTGGCCTTCTTGCAGTCCAAAGCCCGCTTGGGCGCGGAGCCCGCCTTCCCGCCTCTCGGTTCGCTCCCCGAGCCGGATTTCTCCTATCAGCTGCACCCGCCGGGGCCCGAGTTTGCAGGCCACAGCCCCGGCGAAGCCTCTGTGTTCCCGCAGGGCGCCGCCCCGGGGCCTTTCCCCTGGACGCACGGTGCGTCCCGCAGCCAGGCGCTGCCCTACTTGCCCAGCGCGCCCGTGCCGCTCCCGAGCCCCGCGCAGCAGCACAGCCCCTTCCTGGCACCAGTGCAGGGCCTGGACCGGCATTACCTCAACCTGATCGGCCACGCCCATCCCAACGCCCGCAACCTGCACGCGCCCCAGCACCCCCCGGTGCTCTGA
- the HELT gene encoding hairy and enhancer of split-related protein HELT isoform X2 translates to MSDKLKERKRTPVSHKVIEKRRRDRINRCLNELGKTVPMALAKQSSGKLEKAEILEMTVQYLRALHSADFPRGREKELLAEFANYFHYGYHECMKNLVHYLTTVERMETKDTKYARILAFLQSKARLGAEPAFPPLGSLPEPDFSYQLHPPGPEFAGHSPGEASVFPQGAAPGPFPWTHGASRSQALPYLPSAPVPLPSPAQQHSPFLAPVQGLDRHYLNLIGHAHPNARNLHAPQHPPVL, encoded by the exons ATGTCAGACAAGCTCAAGGAACGCAAA AGAACCCCCGTTTCTCATAAAGTGATAGAAAAGCGGAGGAGAGACCGGATCAATCGCTGCCTGAACGAGCTGGGCAAGACGGTGCCCATGGCCCTGGCGAAGCAG AGTTCCGGAAAGCTGGAGAAGGCGGAGATCCTCGAGATGACCGTCCAGTACCTGAGAGCCCTGCACTCCGCTGATTTTCCTCGGGGAAGGGAAAAAG aacttctAGCGGAGTTTGCCAACTACTTCCACTACGGCTACCACGAGTGCATGAAGAACCTGGTGCATTACCTCACCACCGTGGAGCGGATGGAGACTAAGGACACCAAGTACGCGCGCATTCTGGCCTTCTTGCAGTCCAAAGCCCGCTTGGGCGCGGAGCCCGCCTTCCCGCCTCTCGGTTCGCTCCCCGAGCCGGATTTCTCCTATCAGCTGCACCCGCCGGGGCCCGAGTTTGCAGGCCACAGCCCCGGCGAAGCCTCTGTGTTCCCGCAGGGCGCCGCCCCGGGGCCTTTCCCCTGGACGCACGGTGCGTCCCGCAGCCAGGCGCTGCCCTACTTGCCCAGCGCGCCCGTGCCGCTCCCGAGCCCCGCGCAGCAGCACAGCCCCTTCCTGGCACCAGTGCAGGGCCTGGACCGGCATTACCTCAACCTGATCGGCCACGCCCATCCCAACGCCCGCAACCTGCACGCGCCCCAGCACCCCCCGGTGCTCTGA